One part of the Bacteroidota bacterium genome encodes these proteins:
- the uvrC gene encoding excinuclease ABC subunit UvrC gives MKEALETALQNLPDNPGVYQFKDDTGKVLYVGKAKNLKNRVKSYFTGKNPSYRIELMVSKAADVEFIVTTSEIEALVLENNLIKKLKPRYNINLKDDKTYPFIKVTAEQFPRIYPTRKVYKDGSQYFGPYTDVKSMRAALRMITQIFKIRSCKLPLTTESIQNSKYKVCLDYHIKKCDGPCVGYQSLAEYNLMVNQVIKLLKGRIDDLIRDFKSSMSEAAANLEFEKAADYRDRLEKIQAFSEKQKIVSEDEVDRDIIAIANEAKDAACSVLNIRAGKLIGKKEFHLQNASEGDLTEIYAAFIKQFYNDFIDIPSELITGVEPAELEEITSLLQYRSGKKIRIFTPKRGDLKSLVEMSGENAALQLKEIQLQKVKKEGNIPFTLAALQRDLYLKKIPRHIECFDISNLQGTDTVASMVVFVDGKPKKSLYRKFAIKTVSGPDDFASMEEVITRRYSRLIKEKEQLPDLIMVDGGKGQLSTAVYALRLLGLKNFEIIGLAKRLEEVFLPKDPDPVIIPKTSSALKLLQQVRDEAHRFAITFHRLKRSKRTFTTQLLEIDGIGEKLATRLLSELGSVKEIEKASLDSLARVVGDKKAGLVYNYFRETK, from the coding sequence ATGAAAGAAGCTCTGGAAACAGCACTGCAAAATCTTCCTGACAACCCTGGAGTGTATCAGTTTAAAGATGACACAGGGAAGGTGCTGTATGTGGGCAAAGCTAAAAATCTTAAGAACAGAGTCAAATCCTACTTTACAGGAAAGAACCCCAGCTACAGAATCGAATTGATGGTCTCGAAGGCTGCGGATGTTGAATTTATCGTCACTACAAGTGAAATTGAGGCGCTTGTACTCGAAAACAATCTGATCAAAAAACTAAAACCCCGCTACAATATCAACCTGAAGGATGATAAAACTTATCCTTTTATAAAAGTAACCGCGGAACAATTTCCCAGAATTTATCCAACCAGAAAAGTCTACAAGGATGGCTCACAATATTTTGGACCATATACCGATGTAAAAAGTATGCGTGCAGCCCTGAGGATGATCACCCAGATTTTTAAGATTCGAAGCTGCAAACTGCCATTGACCACCGAATCGATTCAAAACTCAAAGTATAAGGTTTGCCTCGACTATCACATCAAAAAATGCGATGGACCCTGTGTGGGATATCAATCTCTCGCAGAATACAATCTTATGGTAAATCAGGTCATCAAACTTCTTAAGGGAAGAATAGATGATTTGATCAGGGATTTTAAGTCTTCAATGAGCGAGGCCGCAGCGAATCTTGAGTTTGAAAAAGCTGCTGACTACAGAGACAGACTCGAAAAAATTCAGGCATTTTCAGAAAAGCAGAAGATTGTAAGTGAAGATGAAGTCGACAGGGATATCATAGCAATTGCAAATGAAGCAAAGGATGCCGCTTGTTCCGTCCTGAATATCCGTGCGGGAAAACTGATCGGGAAAAAGGAATTTCACCTCCAAAATGCATCAGAAGGTGACCTTACAGAGATTTATGCCGCATTCATCAAACAGTTTTACAACGATTTCATCGATATACCTTCTGAACTTATTACAGGTGTGGAGCCTGCTGAACTGGAAGAAATTACTTCTCTCCTTCAGTATCGTTCAGGAAAAAAGATCAGAATTTTTACTCCAAAAAGAGGTGATTTGAAATCTCTTGTGGAGATGAGCGGAGAAAATGCAGCACTTCAACTGAAAGAAATTCAGCTCCAAAAAGTCAAAAAGGAAGGGAATATCCCGTTCACTCTCGCTGCACTTCAAAGAGATTTATATCTCAAAAAGATACCGAGACATATAGAGTGCTTTGACATCTCCAACCTGCAGGGTACTGATACAGTTGCGAGCATGGTGGTGTTTGTTGACGGAAAACCAAAAAAATCACTCTACAGAAAGTTTGCGATTAAAACTGTAAGCGGACCTGACGATTTTGCCAGCATGGAAGAGGTTATTACCCGCAGATATTCCAGATTGATAAAGGAAAAGGAACAACTTCCCGATCTTATTATGGTGGACGGAGGAAAAGGTCAACTTTCGACTGCTGTTTATGCTCTCAGATTACTCGGGCTAAAGAATTTTGAAATTATTGGACTGGCAAAAAGACTTGAAGAGGTCTTCCTTCCAAAAGACCCTGACCCGGTGATTATACCCAAAACTTCCTCCGCTCTCAAACTGTTGCAACAGGTGAGAGATGAAGCACATCGTTTTGCAATAACTTTTCATAGATTAAAGAGGAGTAAAAGAACTTTTACTACTCAACTGCTCGAAATCGACGGAATTGGTGAAAAACTTGCTACCAGACTCTTATCAGAACTTGGCAGTGTAAAAGAAATTGAAAAAGCCAGCCTTGACTCACTCGCCAGAGTTGTCGGCGACAAGAAGGCCGGACTGGTCTATAACTATTTTCGGGAAACAAAATGA
- a CDS encoding L,D-transpeptidase: MTTLTKLLVFLSFFSILIALSMAEIPKPVYQKPLHRKVDISYLRYLDKKIKDTLYTTRKSYIEIDLKTQHAAVIMKTGERFNFPVSTGTNTISQGVLTNEGVFAIFSKQDVAVSKDFNCNLYYWMQFNYGIGLHGLDGNGYYIFLGKQPSSHGCVRTSNEDIKIAYSLVEFGSPVLVKTGDNNAITISFVEPNDPYIYTPSAKEIPALVQNRLSDLYSGNFDRLFSRKIVIDNVNLGMAGVPIGDISRIPDSKLLLYKTTFEDNTLTKDFMPKSPVFEPAEVQPVKDTAKSGPADTLKPKPDEKIQLKP, translated from the coding sequence ATGACGACTCTTACTAAATTACTTGTTTTTCTCTCTTTCTTCTCAATCCTGATTGCACTCTCGATGGCTGAGATACCAAAGCCCGTGTATCAAAAACCTCTTCACAGAAAAGTGGACATAAGTTATCTCCGGTATCTCGATAAGAAAATCAAGGATACTCTATATACCACCAGAAAGTCATATATAGAAATTGACTTGAAAACCCAGCATGCGGCTGTGATTATGAAAACAGGTGAAAGATTCAATTTTCCTGTGTCCACAGGCACGAACACCATTTCCCAGGGCGTTCTAACGAACGAGGGTGTATTTGCCATTTTCTCAAAACAGGATGTGGCAGTCTCAAAAGATTTTAACTGTAACCTCTACTACTGGATGCAGTTCAACTACGGAATCGGACTCCACGGTCTTGATGGAAACGGATACTATATTTTCCTCGGGAAACAACCAAGCTCACACGGATGTGTAAGAACTTCCAATGAAGATATTAAGATTGCTTATTCTTTAGTTGAGTTCGGCTCCCCCGTGCTCGTTAAAACCGGCGATAACAACGCCATTACCATTTCATTTGTGGAACCAAATGACCCTTATATCTATACTCCGTCGGCAAAAGAGATACCTGCACTCGTTCAAAACAGACTGAGCGACCTCTATAGCGGCAATTTTGACAGATTGTTCTCACGAAAAATTGTAATTGACAACGTGAATCTCGGAATGGCAGGAGTTCCGATTGGTGACATTTCAAGAATCCCCGATTCAAAATTACTGCTCTATAAAACCACTTTTGAAGACAATACACTGACAAAAGATTTTATGCCTAAATCCCCTGTCTTTGAACCGGCAGAAGTCCAGCCCGTAAAAGATACGGCTAAATCCGGTCCAGCAGATACACTAAAACCAAAACCAGATGAAAAAATCCAACTTAAGCCTTAG
- a CDS encoding histidine phosphatase family protein, translating to MNLYIIRHTEAEYLGTGPGGDRQITPEGKAQFTSTIEGLSNSIPELDLIISSPALRTRQTMDILAELSDNGVKKEVAAELRSGAPIADIYAMVNSFKEENVAIIMHEPETSLLVMNSTGSGSMDIYFKPGTIAKVVFPGKMRPGTGRLHFIVPPDIFEK from the coding sequence ATGAACCTTTATATAATTAGACACACAGAGGCAGAATATTTGGGCACCGGTCCCGGAGGTGATAGACAGATCACTCCGGAAGGAAAGGCTCAATTCACTTCAACGATAGAAGGATTGTCAAATTCAATTCCGGAACTCGACCTTATCATATCATCCCCGGCACTAAGAACGAGACAGACCATGGATATTCTGGCAGAACTATCGGACAATGGAGTAAAAAAGGAAGTGGCAGCGGAATTGCGAAGTGGAGCGCCGATAGCCGATATTTATGCGATGGTAAACTCATTCAAAGAAGAAAATGTAGCAATAATAATGCATGAACCGGAAACTTCACTACTGGTTATGAATTCCACCGGATCAGGATCGATGGATATCTACTTTAAACCCGGTACCATTGCCAAAGTTGTCTTCCCTGGCAAGATGCGACCCGGCACAGGCAGACTTCATTTTATCGTTCCACCTGATATCTTTGAAAAATAA
- the pruA gene encoding L-glutamate gamma-semialdehyde dehydrogenase: protein MNIPPFKNESYIDFTKKENFDLQKNAINEVKKQLGKSYPLIIGGKEVVTERTFNSFSPSNTDELIATFSKGDVDLANQAVDEALKAFETWKYVEPAERAALLFRAAEITRRRKLEINAWMVLEAGKNYGEADADTAEAIDFMEFYGREMLRYAEKQPITPMPGEANELVYIPLGVGVIIPPWNFPFAILAGMSSAAIVSGNTIVLKPSSDTPMMGRLYYEIMKEAGVPDGVLNFLPGSGGEVGDTLVAHPKVRFISFTGSMEVGIHIYELAAKVQPGQIWLKRVVAEMGGKDSIVIDADCNLDDAADGIVAAAFGYQGQKCSACSRAIIDEKVYDVMVQKIKERVDTIKIGPAEDNFRMGPVASASAERGILKYIEIGKTEGRLIAGGEKAEGNGYYIKPTVFADIDPMARISQEEIFGPVLALIKSPNFDESLKICNNTIYGLTGAVYSNDREKLNRAKKELLIGNLYLNRKCTGAMVGGHPFGGFNMSGTDSKAGGRDYLLLFLQAKTMSEKIG from the coding sequence ATGAATATTCCCCCCTTTAAAAATGAATCTTATATAGACTTCACAAAAAAAGAAAACTTCGACTTGCAGAAGAATGCAATTAATGAAGTGAAGAAACAACTCGGCAAATCGTATCCGTTGATTATCGGCGGAAAAGAAGTGGTTACCGAGAGAACTTTTAACTCATTCAGTCCATCAAACACAGATGAACTTATCGCAACCTTTAGCAAAGGTGATGTGGATCTGGCTAACCAGGCAGTGGATGAAGCTCTGAAGGCTTTCGAAACCTGGAAATATGTGGAACCTGCTGAAAGAGCAGCACTTCTCTTTAGAGCTGCTGAAATAACTCGCAGAAGGAAACTTGAAATCAACGCCTGGATGGTACTCGAAGCCGGTAAAAATTACGGCGAGGCTGATGCTGACACCGCTGAAGCAATAGACTTCATGGAATTCTACGGTCGCGAAATGCTTAGATATGCAGAAAAGCAGCCAATTACCCCCATGCCCGGTGAAGCAAATGAACTTGTGTATATTCCACTTGGTGTTGGTGTGATCATTCCACCATGGAATTTCCCGTTTGCTATTCTCGCCGGCATGTCTTCAGCAGCCATTGTATCGGGTAATACAATAGTTCTGAAGCCTTCATCCGATACCCCGATGATGGGACGGCTTTACTATGAAATTATGAAAGAAGCGGGTGTCCCCGATGGCGTTCTCAACTTCCTCCCGGGTTCCGGCGGAGAAGTTGGCGATACACTTGTCGCACATCCGAAAGTTAGATTTATCTCATTTACCGGTTCTATGGAAGTCGGTATTCACATCTATGAGCTGGCAGCTAAAGTTCAACCGGGACAAATCTGGCTGAAAAGAGTTGTCGCCGAGATGGGTGGAAAAGACAGTATTGTCATCGATGCGGATTGTAATCTTGATGACGCTGCTGACGGTATTGTTGCTGCAGCATTTGGATATCAGGGTCAGAAATGCAGCGCCTGTTCAAGAGCCATCATCGACGAAAAAGTTTATGATGTCATGGTTCAAAAGATTAAAGAGCGCGTAGACACCATTAAAATAGGACCGGCTGAAGATAATTTCAGAATGGGTCCAGTAGCCAGTGCTTCGGCTGAAAGAGGAATCCTTAAGTATATCGAAATCGGTAAAACTGAAGGCAGACTTATTGCCGGCGGTGAAAAAGCTGAAGGTAACGGCTATTACATAAAACCAACAGTCTTTGCTGATATCGATCCGATGGCTCGTATATCGCAGGAAGAAATCTTCGGACCTGTTCTTGCACTGATTAAATCACCGAATTTCGATGAATCACTTAAGATTTGCAATAATACCATTTACGGTCTGACAGGCGCGGTCTATTCAAACGATCGCGAGAAACTGAATCGTGCTAAAAAGGAACTCCTGATAGGAAACCTTTACCTGAACAGAAAATGTACAGGTGCCATGGTCGGCGGACATCCTTTTGGTGGATTTAACATGTCGGGAACCGACTCGAAAGCCGGCGGCAGAGATTACCTGCTCCTCTTCCTCCAGGCTAAAACAATGAGTGAAAAAATTGGATAA
- the sucC gene encoding ADP-forming succinate--CoA ligase subunit beta, with protein sequence MKIHEYQAKEILRKFNVAVPKGFPVFTPEEAVKVAKEELGGSVWVVKAQIHAGGRGKGGGVKVAKSLHEVYEYSKAMLGMNLITHQTGPEGRIVKRLLVEQGINIEKELYIGITLDRAISKNVLMASTEGGMEIEKVAEESPEKIIKETIEPSIGLRPYQARKIAFALGLSGVQHKNAVNFLLALYKAYDSTDASLAEINPLVVTKEGDVMALDAKMNFDDNALFRHRDIMEYRDIDEEDPLEVEASRYNLNYIKLDGNVGCMVNGAGLAMGTMDIIKLAGGEPANFLDVGGGANKETVSNGFKIILSDPNVKAILINIFGGIVRCDRVAEGVINAAKEIEISLPIVVRLEGTNAKEAREMLAKSGLSLIPASTLADAAEKITRVLAMNN encoded by the coding sequence ATGAAAATTCATGAATATCAGGCAAAAGAAATCCTGAGAAAATTTAATGTTGCGGTTCCTAAAGGTTTCCCCGTCTTCACCCCTGAAGAAGCCGTCAAAGTTGCCAAAGAAGAACTTGGTGGAAGTGTATGGGTTGTGAAAGCACAGATTCACGCAGGCGGAAGAGGAAAAGGCGGTGGTGTGAAGGTTGCGAAATCACTGCATGAGGTTTATGAATATTCAAAAGCCATGCTTGGAATGAACCTGATTACCCACCAGACAGGTCCCGAAGGCAGAATCGTTAAAAGACTGCTCGTTGAACAAGGGATAAACATAGAAAAAGAACTCTATATCGGAATCACTCTCGACCGTGCCATTTCAAAGAATGTTCTTATGGCATCAACCGAAGGTGGTATGGAAATTGAAAAGGTGGCTGAAGAATCTCCCGAAAAAATTATCAAGGAGACCATCGAACCGTCTATCGGACTTCGTCCTTATCAGGCAAGAAAGATTGCATTTGCTCTCGGATTAAGCGGAGTGCAACACAAAAATGCTGTCAATTTCCTCCTTGCACTCTATAAGGCTTACGATTCTACTGATGCTTCACTTGCAGAGATCAACCCGCTGGTTGTCACCAAAGAAGGTGATGTAATGGCTCTTGATGCAAAAATGAACTTTGATGACAATGCCCTTTTCCGTCACCGCGACATAATGGAATATCGCGATATCGACGAAGAAGATCCGCTTGAGGTTGAAGCTTCAAGATACAACCTGAATTACATCAAACTCGATGGAAATGTCGGTTGCATGGTCAATGGTGCTGGGCTGGCGATGGGTACAATGGATATCATTAAACTTGCCGGTGGCGAACCTGCCAACTTCCTTGATGTCGGTGGCGGTGCCAACAAAGAAACAGTTTCCAACGGGTTTAAGATCATCCTTTCAGATCCGAATGTGAAGGCAATTCTTATCAATATCTTTGGTGGTATTGTAAGATGTGACCGTGTTGCTGAGGGTGTTATCAATGCTGCAAAGGAAATTGAAATTTCGCTGCCAATAGTTGTTCGTCTCGAAGGAACAAATGCCAAAGAAGCAAGAGAAATGCTCGCAAAATCAGGTCTCAGCCTGATTCCTGCTTCCACTCTCGCAGATGCGGCAGAGAAAATTACCCGTGTTTTGGCAATGAATAATTAA
- a CDS encoding tetratricopeptide repeat protein, translated as MSDFERNSYDFERDDFSENFLKEIIEKCKLMLSGDLKEEAIEYIDNSIEILLDNYRYEEVLELVKDLIAANPFNYENYYRAGFCLFRMNEPALAYRSLSKALSLNPNNTSILIEKAMVCINLNRLKEATGYLKTAYEVDKNDSRTFFSYGIIYKRIGKYHKAIKFLKKAVSLDPEDPDILFLLAHCYRDINNQAFAMDTIEKYLELEPKCSDGWMFKGQILERLNRVERALNAFSTSMALDPLNLSSLFSFVELNIGLRKYKIALESLNTALLFHPENFTILFKLGEISILKQDFFAAAEFFTKAIEADRKFSAAYIERAYCYLKTGDYQDSLRDFRDALVYSTKDGKGLWGSFGKWGFRLGDDDKEYISHFEDILSIDAENALTWHQLAEIKLDYKNPHHAFLCVVKSLSHKPMNGRSFFLLSRLAYKLGNNKQGLAYLRTAFKFDRSLLADFKKKNPIVYYSRVFQSLFGDLIEK; from the coding sequence ATGTCAGATTTTGAGAGAAACAGTTATGATTTTGAACGGGATGATTTCAGCGAGAATTTCCTGAAAGAGATCATTGAAAAGTGCAAACTCATGCTCTCTGGCGATCTCAAGGAAGAGGCTATTGAATATATCGACAATTCAATCGAAATTCTTCTTGATAATTACCGCTACGAGGAAGTACTCGAGCTTGTTAAAGATTTGATTGCTGCCAATCCTTTCAACTATGAAAACTATTACAGAGCGGGTTTTTGTCTGTTCAGGATGAATGAACCCGCTTTGGCTTATCGCAGTTTGAGTAAAGCACTGTCGCTTAACCCGAATAATACTTCCATCCTGATCGAAAAGGCAATGGTTTGTATCAATCTCAACAGATTGAAGGAAGCCACCGGGTACCTTAAGACTGCCTATGAGGTCGATAAAAACGACTCCAGAACATTTTTCTCTTATGGCATCATTTACAAGAGAATCGGGAAATATCACAAAGCGATAAAATTCCTTAAAAAAGCAGTTTCTCTCGACCCTGAAGATCCGGATATCCTTTTTCTTCTGGCACACTGCTATCGTGATATCAACAATCAGGCATTTGCGATGGACACGATAGAAAAATATCTCGAACTGGAACCTAAATGTTCCGATGGCTGGATGTTTAAAGGACAGATTCTGGAAAGGCTTAACCGGGTTGAAAGAGCGCTGAATGCATTCAGCACTTCCATGGCTCTCGATCCGCTAAACCTCTCTTCCCTATTTTCGTTCGTTGAATTAAACATCGGCTTGCGCAAATACAAAATTGCTCTTGAATCGTTGAATACCGCCCTCCTGTTTCACCCGGAGAACTTCACAATTCTGTTTAAACTGGGAGAAATCTCAATCCTGAAACAGGACTTTTTTGCAGCCGCAGAATTTTTTACCAAGGCTATTGAAGCTGACAGAAAGTTTTCTGCAGCTTATATCGAAAGAGCTTACTGCTACCTGAAAACCGGCGACTACCAGGATTCCTTAAGAGACTTCAGGGATGCGCTCGTTTATTCCACGAAAGACGGAAAAGGACTGTGGGGCAGCTTTGGCAAGTGGGGATTCAGACTCGGTGATGATGACAAAGAGTACATCTCTCACTTTGAGGATATCCTCTCAATCGATGCGGAAAACGCTCTTACCTGGCACCAGCTCGCTGAAATCAAGCTTGACTATAAGAATCCGCACCATGCTTTTCTTTGTGTAGTAAAATCGCTCTCTCACAAACCAATGAATGGCAGATCATTTTTCCTCCTGTCGCGACTCGCCTATAAACTTGGAAATAATAAACAGGGTCTCGCCTACCTGCGGACTGCATTCAAGTTTGACAGGTCGTTGCTGGCTGATTTTAAGAAAAAGAATCCCATCGTCTACTATTCGAGGGTATTCCAAAGCCTGTTTGGCGATTTGATAGAGAAATAG
- the aroE gene encoding shikimate dehydrogenase, with protein sequence MGNSSFTPDTVLTGLLSHPSKHSFSPSIHNTAAKILGLDFAYHAFDVLPENLEAALSGMRALNIRGFNLSLPHKRRILPFLDELSLEVKYTGAANTIVNRNGLLKGFNTDITGFSKSLELYSDLFTGQPALVLGAGGSASAVIYSLIVDFKIKDIIITNRTLQNASLLVLNYLTLFKGVKFRVIPFDDKHMKEAINNSGIIINTTSIGMHPDVNEIVDIPLEALNRETVVFDLIYNPAKTKFLEVAEKAGCLTLNGLYMLLFQAAESFKIWTGKDMPVEEVKKLLPQF encoded by the coding sequence GTGGGAAATTCTTCATTCACCCCGGATACTGTTCTGACCGGTTTGCTTTCGCATCCTTCGAAGCACTCTTTTTCACCGTCAATCCATAATACCGCAGCGAAGATTCTGGGGCTCGACTTTGCTTACCATGCTTTCGATGTGCTGCCCGAAAATCTTGAAGCGGCACTTTCCGGGATGAGGGCGTTAAATATTAGAGGTTTTAACCTTTCATTACCCCATAAAAGAAGGATTCTGCCATTCCTCGATGAACTCAGTCTCGAAGTGAAATACACCGGTGCTGCAAACACAATAGTAAACAGAAACGGTTTATTAAAGGGATTCAACACCGATATTACAGGCTTTTCAAAGTCATTGGAGCTCTATTCAGACCTCTTTACGGGACAACCGGCTCTGGTTCTGGGTGCGGGTGGATCAGCCTCGGCTGTAATCTATTCTCTGATCGTGGATTTCAAAATCAAAGATATTATCATCACAAACCGTACTCTTCAAAACGCCTCTCTACTCGTTTTAAATTACTTGACCCTGTTCAAAGGTGTAAAGTTTCGCGTAATTCCCTTCGATGATAAACATATGAAGGAAGCGATAAATAATTCAGGAATTATCATTAATACCACTTCGATTGGAATGCATCCAGATGTGAATGAGATAGTGGATATCCCCCTTGAGGCGCTCAACAGGGAGACTGTGGTTTTTGATTTGATTTATAATCCGGCGAAAACAAAATTCCTTGAAGTCGCTGAAAAGGCAGGTTGTCTCACACTTAACGGGTTGTACATGCTGTTATTCCAGGCAGCAGAATCGTTCAAAATCTGGACAGGCAAGGATATGCCTGTGGAAGAAGTAAAAAAACTCCTTCCACAGTTTTAA
- a CDS encoding pyridoxal phosphate-dependent aminotransferase, producing MFELSKLISTVEGSATLAITALVKKLKAEGKDVLSFSAGEPDFPTPSFIKEAAIDAINKNFTYYTPNVGTPDLLAAIVSKFKKDNDLEYTPQEILVSNGAKHSLYNVLMAVCNPGDEVIYQSPYWVSYPEMVKLVQGVSVVIHAGTESGYKITPDQLRSAITPKTKVFIFNSPSNPTGATYTPEEIMALGEVLADKNILILSDEIYEKIIFDGIKHYSIAQYPGLKDKTVVVNGLSKAYSMTGWRIGYAAGPKYIIDEAAKIQSHSTSNACSVSQKAATAALNGPTDDLEMMAKKFEERRNLIMSEMVKIPGVKCPTPGGAFYVFFDVSEYYGRQYNGTAIDSSSDMCTYLLAEVNIGLVPGDAFGNDDCVRMSFACSDANILEGIRRLKAGLANLK from the coding sequence GTGTTTGAATTGTCTAAATTAATCTCGACTGTTGAAGGCAGTGCAACACTTGCCATTACAGCACTGGTTAAAAAATTAAAAGCGGAAGGAAAGGATGTTCTAAGTTTCAGCGCCGGTGAACCTGATTTTCCGACTCCATCATTTATAAAAGAAGCTGCAATAGATGCAATAAATAAAAATTTTACATATTACACACCTAATGTTGGCACACCTGATCTGCTTGCCGCGATTGTTTCAAAATTTAAAAAAGACAATGATCTTGAATACACACCTCAGGAGATACTTGTATCCAACGGTGCGAAACATTCACTTTATAATGTCCTGATGGCGGTCTGCAATCCAGGAGATGAGGTCATTTACCAGTCACCCTACTGGGTAAGTTATCCTGAGATGGTTAAACTTGTTCAGGGGGTCTCGGTTGTGATTCATGCCGGGACAGAGAGTGGATATAAAATCACCCCCGATCAATTGAGATCTGCAATCACTCCAAAAACCAAAGTGTTTATTTTCAATTCTCCTTCCAATCCCACAGGGGCTACTTACACACCGGAAGAAATTATGGCTTTGGGTGAAGTGCTGGCAGACAAAAATATTCTGATTCTGTCGGATGAAATCTATGAGAAGATCATCTTCGATGGCATAAAGCATTATTCCATTGCTCAATATCCCGGATTGAAAGATAAAACTGTGGTTGTGAACGGACTGTCAAAAGCCTACTCGATGACCGGGTGGAGAATAGGATATGCTGCGGGACCGAAGTATATCATTGATGAGGCTGCAAAAATTCAGAGTCACAGTACATCCAACGCATGTTCTGTCTCTCAGAAAGCTGCCACGGCTGCATTGAACGGACCGACTGATGATCTCGAAATGATGGCGAAAAAATTTGAAGAGAGAAGAAATCTCATAATGAGCGAGATGGTTAAAATTCCCGGGGTCAAATGTCCGACACCGGGAGGGGCGTTCTATGTTTTCTTCGATGTTTCAGAGTATTACGGCAGGCAGTATAATGGTACTGCAATTGACTCATCTTCAGACATGTGTACCTATCTTCTTGCTGAAGTGAATATCGGACTTGTACCGGGAGATGCCTTCGGAAATGATGACTGTGTCAGAATGTCTTTTGCCTGTTCAGATGCAAATATTCTGGAAGGAATCAGACGGTTGAAAGCCGGGCTGGCAAATCTAAAATAA
- the coaD gene encoding pantetheine-phosphate adenylyltransferase, whose amino-acid sequence MSSKKSKIAIYPGTFDPVTNGHLDIVLRAIEIFDKVYVSIGINPAKTPLFTVDERLELLNRSLQGVDRVETSTYSGLLVAHALEKGAVAVIRGLRALSDFEYEFQLALMNRKLAEDISTVFLMPHEKYTYVNSSLIRNLAMLGQDVSDFVPSPVQDALRQKFSK is encoded by the coding sequence ATGTCTTCAAAAAAGAGTAAAATAGCGATATACCCGGGCACTTTTGACCCGGTTACAAACGGTCATCTCGACATCGTGCTGCGTGCAATTGAAATATTTGACAAAGTGTATGTTAGTATTGGAATCAATCCGGCAAAAACACCTCTTTTCACAGTTGATGAGCGACTGGAGCTGTTAAACCGGAGTCTTCAAGGTGTGGATCGTGTAGAGACGAGTACCTACTCCGGTCTGCTCGTGGCACATGCTCTTGAAAAAGGGGCTGTGGCGGTGATTAGAGGATTAAGGGCACTCTCGGATTTTGAATATGAGTTTCAGCTCGCTCTCATGAACAGAAAGCTTGCAGAAGATATCAGCACTGTTTTTTTAATGCCACATGAGAAATACACCTATGTGAACTCTTCATTAATAAGAAACCTTGCCATGTTGGGGCAGGATGTTTCAGATTTTGTTCCTTCTCCGGTGCAGGACGCACTTCGGCAGAAATTTTCCAAATAA